In Archocentrus centrarchus isolate MPI-CPG fArcCen1 chromosome 16, fArcCen1, whole genome shotgun sequence, a single window of DNA contains:
- the LOC115794022 gene encoding LOW QUALITY PROTEIN: myelin-associated glycoprotein-like (The sequence of the model RefSeq protein was modified relative to this genomic sequence to represent the inferred CDS: inserted 5 bases in 4 codons): protein MNALQWLLFFICICFKVNQTKASSWTVEVPSSVKGLLSSCXVIPCSYNYPHATVNRFTGIWTNDGNNVIFHPTESKILEQYRRRTQLLGDVTEKNCSLMIENLQQSDGGPFHFRIELGGYNXFSYSNNKVSISVIGDPSPTDFSMPEEVKEGQTVSASCSVSHSCPKYPPSFHWSHSGEQRFQAQQLQNGQWMATSTLTFHSNRTDHNKPLKCRVTYHGGKNQETSKTLKVKYAPVNVKVEYQSDVNEGETVNLKCSSDANPVSSYEWHSETGALLYKGQTYTIXNVSRHSVEALYCTAINKEGRARSNPVQLSVLYAPDIKTSSKCSSYDGXIKCECIVESKPPSMVHFVLADRVLQSTKVEKNSSVTTGTLQTDFGSFKLIHCLANNTLGNANLTLSLPVTDNMHIIFIASGAGVILLIILTATVVGVVKICRRRSGENPTSDLIILKTDRPVEIPHYAPTQRKENYEDVYCNAVYSNDNVYCNTDWDESIYANV, encoded by the exons ATGAATGCTCTACAGTGGCTCTTGTTTTTCATATGCATTTGCTTTAAAG TTAATCAAACAAAAGCATCATCTTGGACTGTTGAAGTGCCGTCCTCAGTTAAAGGTCTCCTCAGCTCAT GGGTGATCCCCTGCTCCTACAACTATCCACATGCCACAGTCAATAGATTCACGGGGATTTGGACCAATGATGGAAATAACGTCATCTTTCATCCAACTGAATCTAAAATTCTGGAGCAGTATAGGAGACGAACACAACTTCTTGGAGACGTCACAGAGAAGAACTGTTCTCTGATGATTGAAAATCTTCAACAAAGTGATGGAGGGCCTTTTCACTTTAGGATTGAACTTGGAGGCTACA AGTTTTCCTATTCAAATAACAAAGTCTCTATTTCAGTGATTG GTGACCCAAGTCCCACTGATTTCTCTATGCCAGAGGAGGTAAAGGAGGGTCAAACTGTGTCTGCATCCTGCTCTGTGTCTCACTCCTGCCCCAAATATCCACCTTCTTTCCACTGGAGTCACTCTGGAGAGCAGCGTTTTCAAGCACAGCAGCTTCAAAATGGCCAGTGGATGGCAACATCTACTTTGACCTTTCATTCAAACCGCACTGATCACAACAAACCTTTAAAATGCAGAGTAACATACCATGGGGGAAAGAACCAGGAAACATCCAAGACGCTTAAAGTAAAAT atgctcCAGTGAATGTGAAGGTTGAATACCAGTCAGACGTAAATGAAGGCGAAACTGTAAACCTGAAGTGCTCCAGTGATGCTAACCCTGTCAGCAGCTATGAGTGGCACAGTGAAACTGGTGCTCTGCTGTATAAAGGACAAACCTACACAAT AAATGTCTCCAGACACTCAGTAGAGGCCCTGTACTGCACTGCTATCAACAAGGAAGGACGAGCCAGATCAAACCCCGTGCAGCTCAGTGTGTTAT ATGCCCCTGACATTAAGACTTCCTCTAAGTGCTCTTCATATGACG TTATAAAGTGTGAGTGCATCGTAGAGTCTAAGCCTCCCAGCATGGTTCACTTTGTTCTTGCTGACAGAGTCCTGCAAAGCaccaaagtagaaaaaaatagcTCAGTTACTACTGGGACTCTGCAGACAGACTTTGGATCCTTCAAGCTCATTCACTGCCTGGCAAACAACACGCTGGGAAATGCTAACCTCACACTCTCTTTACCTGTTACTG ACAACATGCACATTATTTTTATCGCCTCTGGAGCAGGTGTGATTTTGCTGATTATTTTGACAGCCACCGTAGTGGGAGTTGTTAAAATATG CAGGCGGCGATCAGGAGAGAATCCAACATCTGACCTGATTATTCTGAAGACTGACAGACCTGTGGAGATCCCTCATTATGCCCCCACACAAAG GAAAGAGAACTATGAGGACGTGTACTGCAATGCAGTTTACAGCAACGATAATGTCTATTGCAAC ACTGACTGGGATGAGTCAATATATGCCAATGTGTAA